One Halorientalis litorea DNA segment encodes these proteins:
- the ilvC gene encoding ketol-acid reductoisomerase, which yields MTDEFTTEIYYDENADVSHIEDKTVAVLGYGSQGHAHALNLSDSGVDVLVGLRKSSSSRGAAEDEGLTVTTPAEAAAEADVVMLLVPDTVQPAVYDDIRDGLDAGDTLMFAHGFNIHYGQIEPPEDVDVSMVAPKSPGHLVRRNYEKGEGTPGLLAVYQDTTGEVKQEGLAYAKAIGCTRAGVIETTFREEVETDLFGEQAVLCGGVTEMVKTGFETLVDAGYSPEMAYFECLNELKLIVDLMYEGGHMEMWNSVSDTAEYGGLTRGEEVIDREGMEEILEGVQNGEFAREWISENQAHRPSYKQYRQAEQDHQIEAVGSRLRELFAWEAE from the coding sequence CGAGATTTACTACGACGAGAACGCGGACGTATCGCACATCGAAGACAAGACAGTCGCCGTGCTCGGCTACGGGAGTCAGGGCCACGCACACGCCCTCAACCTCTCCGACAGCGGCGTCGACGTGCTCGTCGGCCTCCGCAAGTCGTCGTCCTCCCGGGGGGCCGCCGAGGACGAAGGGCTGACCGTCACGACGCCCGCGGAGGCCGCCGCCGAGGCGGACGTGGTGATGCTGCTGGTGCCGGACACGGTCCAGCCAGCCGTCTACGACGACATCCGCGATGGTCTCGACGCGGGTGACACGCTGATGTTCGCCCACGGGTTCAACATCCACTACGGCCAGATAGAACCACCCGAGGACGTGGACGTGTCGATGGTCGCCCCCAAGTCCCCGGGCCACCTCGTCCGCCGGAACTACGAGAAGGGCGAGGGGACGCCGGGCCTGCTCGCCGTCTATCAGGACACGACCGGCGAGGTGAAACAGGAAGGCCTCGCTTACGCGAAGGCCATCGGCTGTACCCGGGCGGGCGTCATCGAGACGACGTTCCGCGAGGAAGTCGAGACGGACCTGTTCGGCGAGCAGGCGGTGCTGTGTGGCGGCGTGACCGAGATGGTCAAGACCGGCTTCGAGACGCTGGTCGACGCCGGCTACAGCCCCGAGATGGCGTACTTCGAGTGCCTGAACGAACTCAAACTCATCGTGGACCTGATGTACGAGGGCGGCCACATGGAGATGTGGAACTCCGTCTCCGACACCGCCGAGTACGGCGGCCTGACCCGCGGCGAGGAGGTCATCGACCGCGAGGGCATGGAGGAGATTCTGGAGGGCGTGCAGAACGGCGAGTTCGCACGCGAGTGGATTTCCGAAAATCAGGCTCACCGGCCATCCTACAAGCAGTACCGGCAGGCCGAACAGGACCACCAGATAGAGGCAGTCGGGTCGCGACTGCGCGAGTTGTTCGCGTGGGAGGCAGAATGA
- the leuC gene encoding 3-isopropylmalate dehydratase large subunit, translating to MSENTLYDKVWDRHKVTTLPNGQDQLFIGLHLIHEVTSPQAFGMLKERDLDVARPDLTLATVDHIVPTADQSRPYSDDAAEEMMSELEENVRDADIEFLSPETGDQGIVHVIGPEQGLTQPGKTIVCGDSHTSTHGAFGALAFGIGTSQIRDVLATQTIAMEKQKVRKIQVDGELEEGVEAKDIILEIIRRLGTEGGVGYVYEYAGEAIEDLGMEGRMSICNMSIEGGARAGYVNPDETTYDWLQETDHFQENPEEFEKLKPYWESIRSDEDAEYDDVVTIDASELEPVVTWGTTPGQGVGITDPIPAPEDLPAEKQDTARRAQEHMQVEPGDTMEGYDIDVAFLGSCTNARLPDLRRAATIVEGREVPDDVRAFVVPGSQRVQRAAEEEGLKDVFEAAGFDWRNAGCSMCLGMNEDQLEGDEACASSSNRNFIGRQGSKDGRTVLMNPQMVAAAAINGEVTDVRELEEVVSV from the coding sequence ATGAGCGAGAACACACTGTACGACAAAGTCTGGGACAGGCACAAGGTGACGACACTCCCGAACGGGCAGGACCAACTGTTCATCGGTCTCCACCTCATCCACGAGGTGACGAGTCCGCAGGCGTTCGGGATGCTGAAAGAGCGTGACCTCGACGTCGCGCGTCCGGACCTGACGCTGGCGACGGTCGACCACATCGTGCCGACGGCGGACCAGTCGCGGCCGTACAGCGACGACGCCGCCGAAGAGATGATGTCCGAACTGGAGGAGAACGTCCGCGACGCGGACATCGAGTTCCTCTCGCCCGAGACCGGTGACCAGGGCATCGTCCACGTCATCGGTCCGGAGCAGGGACTGACTCAACCCGGCAAGACAATCGTCTGTGGCGACAGCCACACGTCGACCCACGGGGCCTTCGGCGCGCTCGCGTTCGGTATCGGGACCAGCCAGATTCGGGACGTGCTGGCGACCCAGACCATCGCGATGGAGAAACAGAAGGTCCGGAAGATTCAGGTCGACGGTGAACTCGAGGAGGGTGTCGAGGCGAAAGACATCATCCTCGAAATCATCCGCCGGCTCGGAACCGAGGGCGGCGTCGGCTACGTCTACGAGTACGCCGGCGAAGCCATCGAGGACCTCGGCATGGAGGGCCGGATGTCTATTTGCAACATGTCCATCGAGGGCGGTGCCCGTGCGGGCTACGTCAACCCCGACGAGACCACCTACGACTGGTTGCAGGAGACGGACCACTTCCAAGAGAACCCCGAGGAGTTCGAGAAACTGAAGCCCTACTGGGAGTCCATCCGCAGCGACGAGGACGCGGAGTACGACGACGTTGTTACCATCGACGCGAGCGAACTGGAGCCCGTCGTCACGTGGGGTACCACCCCGGGACAGGGCGTCGGCATCACTGACCCGATTCCCGCGCCCGAGGACCTGCCCGCGGAGAAACAGGACACGGCCCGCCGCGCACAGGAACACATGCAGGTCGAACCGGGCGACACGATGGAGGGCTACGACATCGACGTGGCCTTCCTCGGGTCCTGTACGAACGCCCGACTGCCGGACCTGCGCCGCGCGGCGACGATTGTCGAGGGTCGCGAGGTTCCCGACGACGTGCGCGCGTTCGTCGTGCCGGGGAGCCAGCGCGTCCAGAGGGCCGCCGAGGAAGAGGGTCTGAAGGACGTGTTCGAGGCCGCCGGGTTCGACTGGCGTAACGCCGGCTGTTCGATGTGTCTGGGTATGAACGAGGACCAGCTAGAGGGTGACGAGGCGTGCGCCTCCTCCTCGAACCGGAACTTCATCGGTCGACAGGGGAGTAAGGACGGGCGGACCGTCCTGATGAACCCCCAGATGGTCGCCGCGGCGGCCATCAACGGCGAGGTCACTGACGTTCGCGAACTGGAGGAGGTGGTCTCGGTATGA
- the leuD gene encoding 3-isopropylmalate dehydratase small subunit → MTGDSEDAEIPEVERVTGTGIPIRGNDIDTDQIIPARFMKVVTFDGLGQFSFFDLRFDEDDNEKDHPMNEDRFRDANVMVVNQNFGCGSSREHAPQALMRWGIDAFIGESFAEIFAGNCLALGLPTVTADRETVEDIQNFVEENPDAELDIDIAAETVTYDDTTVDVTVDEGQRKALVEGIWDTTALMKSNQTAIQETADSLPYV, encoded by the coding sequence ATGACTGGCGACTCCGAGGACGCCGAAATTCCGGAAGTCGAGCGGGTCACCGGTACCGGCATCCCGATTCGCGGGAACGACATCGACACCGACCAGATAATCCCGGCGCGGTTCATGAAGGTCGTTACCTTCGACGGCCTCGGGCAGTTCTCCTTCTTCGACCTCCGGTTCGACGAGGACGACAACGAGAAGGACCACCCGATGAACGAGGACCGGTTCCGGGACGCCAACGTGATGGTCGTCAACCAGAACTTCGGCTGTGGGTCCTCGCGCGAACACGCCCCGCAGGCACTGATGCGGTGGGGCATCGACGCGTTCATCGGCGAGTCCTTCGCCGAAATCTTCGCCGGCAACTGTCTCGCGCTCGGGTTACCGACCGTGACGGCCGACCGAGAGACCGTCGAGGACATCCAGAACTTCGTCGAGGAGAACCCCGACGCCGAACTCGACATCGACATCGCGGCGGAAACCGTCACCTACGACGACACGACTGTCGACGTGACCGTCGACGAGGGCCAGCGGAAGGCACTCGTCGAGGGGATTTGGGACACGACGGCACTGATGAAGTCGAACCAGACGGCGATTCAGGAGACGGCCGACTCCCTGCCGTACGTGTAG